From the genome of Amia ocellicauda isolate fAmiCal2 chromosome 14, fAmiCal2.hap1, whole genome shotgun sequence, one region includes:
- the gigyf1a gene encoding GRB10-interacting GYF protein 1 isoform X2, with product MTAETLNFGPEWLRALSGGVSVTSPPPSPAMPKYKLAEYRYGREEMLALYIKDNKVPEEMQDKEFAAVLQDEPMQPLALVPLTEEEQRNFSMSVNSVAVLRLMGKGGGAVPAGVARGRGSARGRGRGRGDSGFYQRSAEDGEVGFGRSSREIHRSQSWDDRGERRFEKPIRRDGVRVGFEEPPAGLRKEYTRSDSENWRTLREEHEEEEGAGEPGGSWRLAGARRDDGAPRSAGWREHGGERRRKFDFDFREHGGERRRSDGAEDERDGLPEWCTDDEEGEMGTFDSSGAFLPLKKGSKDPIPEEQELEFQGLEDEEEQNGERERKDSMERDMKESPVMSDSESKPAAAPPHSPPALSSSLATPPMTSDPLPVTLGLTLPDAEAPPTPSVPTAKPTKMPCEESASLGGAAQLSPGTCSSLSSSPPSSSAAIDFPPAGDTEDDEGMKHLQQEAERMVASLQDTLQEEETFTQTLQDTRNTAAALPLSHEAAMKWFYKDPQGEIQGPFTTQEMSEWFQAGYFTMTLLVKRGCDEGFQPLGEVIKMWGRVPFAPGPSPPPLLGNMDQERLKKQQELAAAAALYQQLQQHQQLFQLINRCGEQGMMPSMSRSMSVPDTGSLWDMHTSASQPAGGEASLWDLTMNSSTQGPTLEQLQLERQKLQERRDAELRAKREEEERKRREEKRRQEEQKRREEEELFRRKQCRQQELLMKLLQQTQQQVAVAAQQNPPAWGNLPKAAKNLLDLQQEAERERERERERERERHIHKQHQQQQQQQRQQRERAHGSLSLGGSAVPSLAGQWGEGAPLWGAGLENKGGLSLWEEAVKTQAGLRSLKNSRSSPSLSEQFMLNRRKRTEEEEKLLKLLQGMKPQDGFTTWCEQMLHALHPSPSPSSSSLDVPTIVSYLKEVESPYEVHDFIRSYLGDTVEAKEFAKQFLERRAKQKANHQRQQQQLSKEVAGLTMNFPLQEAMRGLTPSSLQSVFQSAHGGKGGAYESNQPAKMKKRPPMMLHSDPSILGYSFHSAGERLSLSEMETVEDY from the exons gcTCCGTGCGCTGTCCGGTGGGGTGAGTGTGACGTCGCCCCCCCCCTCTCCCGCGATGCCAAAGTACAAGCTGGCGGAGTACCGATACGGCCGAGAAGAGATGCTAGCACTTTATATTAAAGACAACAAG gtcCCGGAGGAGATGCAGGACAAGGAGTTTGCTGCTGTCCTGCAGGACGAGCCCATGCAGCCGCTGGCCCTGGTTCCACTCACAGAGGAGGAGCAG AGAAACTTCTCCATGTCTGTGAACAGCGTGGCCGTGCTGAGGCTCATGGGGAAAGGGGGCGGGGCTGTCCCCGCAGGCGTGGCCAGGGGGCGTGGCAGCGCCAGGGGCAGAG GCCGGGGACGAGGCGACAGCGGATTCTACCAAAGAAGTGCTGAGGATGGCGAGGTGGGCTTCGGCCGCAGCAGCAGAGAGATCCACCGCAGCCAGAGCTGGGACGACAG aggAGAGCGGAGGTTTGAGAAGCCCATCCGAAGAGATGGAG tgCGCGTGGGCTTCGAGGAGCCCCCAGCTGGGCTGCGCAAGGAGTACACGCGCTCGGACAGCGAGAACTGGCGCACGCTGCGGGAGGAgcacgaggaggaggagggcgcTGGGGAGCCAGGGGGCAGCTGGAGGCTGGCGGGGGCGCGGCGGGACG acgGGGCCCCACGCTCGGCCGGCTGGCGTGAGCACGGCGGGGAGCGGCGGCGCAAGTTTGACTTTGACTTCCGGGAGCACGGCGGGGAGCGGCGGCGAAGCGACGGGGCGGAGGACGAGCGGGACGGGCTGCCCGAGTGGTGCACGGACGACGAGGAGGGCGAGATGGGCACCTTCGACTCCTCCGGGGCCTTCCTGCCCCTCAAG AAGGGTTCCAAGGATCCGATTCCTGAGGAGCAGGAGCTGGAGTTCCAGGGCCTGGAGGACGAAGAGGAGCAGAACGGAGAGCGGGAGAGGAAGGACAGCATGGAGAGGG ATATGAAGGAGTCTCCGGTGATGTCGGACAGTGAATCGAAGCCAGCTgctgcccccccccactccccccctGCCCTGTCGTCCAGCCTGGCCACCCCCCCCATGACCTCTGACCCCCTGCCTGTGACCCTTGGGCTGACTCTCCCCGACGCCGAGGCCCCCCCCACACCTTCTGTCCCCACAGCCAAGCCCACCAAGATGCCATGTGAAG AGAGTGCGTCTCTCGGGGGCGCTGCTCAGCTCAGTCCGGGGACGTGCTCCAGcctctcctcctccccgcccTCCTCCTCTGCTGCTATTGACTTCCCCCCCGCGGGGGACACCGAGGACGATGAGGGCATGAAGCACCTGCAACAG GAGGCGGAGCGCATGGTGGCGTCTCTGCAGGACACGCTGCAGGAGGAGGAGACGTTCACCCAGACGCTGCAGGACACGCGCAACACGGCTGCCGCCCTGCCGCTGTCCCACGAGGCGGCCATGAAGTGGTTCTACAAGGACCCGCAGGGGGAGATACAGG GTCCCTTCACCACGCAGGAGATGTCCGAGTGGTTCCAGGCAGGGTATTTCACCATGACGCTGCTGGTGAAGCGTGGCTGCGACGAGGGCTTCCAGCCGCTGGGCGAGGTCATCAAGATGTGGGGCCGCGTGCCCTTCGCCCCGGGGCCTTCGCCTCCGCCACTGCTG GGTAACATGGACCAGGAGAGGCTGAAGAAGCAGCAGGAGCTGGCGGCCGCCGCGGCGCTCTACCAGCAACTCCAGCAGCATCAGCAGCTATTCCAGCTCATCAACAG GTGTGGAGAGCAGGGTATGATGCCGTCGATGAGCCGGTCGATGTCAGTGCCAGACACAGGGTCCCTGTGGGACATGCATACCTCAGCTTCACAGCCAGCGG gCGGTGAAGCCAGTTTATGGGACTTAACAATGAATTCTTCAACTCAGGGTCCAACTCTCGAACAGCTACAGCTGGAGAGACAGAAG CTCCAGGAGAGGAGAGACGCTGAACTCAGGGCTAagcgagaggaggaggagaggaaacGGCGGGAGGAGAAGAGGAGGCAGGAGGAGCAGAAGCgccgggaggaggaggagctctTCCGCCGCAAGCAg TGCCGGCAGCAGGAGCTGCTGATGAAGCTCCTCCAGCAGACTCAGCAGCAGGTGGCCGTGGCAGCGCAGCAGAACCCCCCCGCCTGGGGAAACCTGCCCAAGGCGGCCAAGAACCTCCTGGACCTGCAGCAGGAGGCCGagcgcgagagggagagggagagggagcgggaGAGGGAGCGGCACATCCACAAgcagcaccagcagcagcagcagcaacagcggcagcagagggagagagcg CACGGCTCTCTGTCCCTGGGCGGCTCAGCCGTGCCGTCGCTGGCGGGCCAGTGGGGCGAGGGGGCGCCGCTGTGGGGGGCCGGCCTGGAGAACAAGGGAGGCCTGTCCCTGTGGGAGGAGGCGGTGAAGACCCAGGCCGGCCTGCGCAGTCTGAAGAACAGCCGGAGCAGCCCGTCACTAAG TGAGCAGTTCATGCTGAACCGGCGGAAGCGCACTGAAGAAGAGGAGAAGCTGCTGAAGCTGCTGCAGGGGATGAAGCCGCAGGACGGGTTCACCACCTGGTGTGAGCAGATGCTGCACGCGCTGCACCCCtcaccctccccctcctcctcctcgctggACG TCCCCACCATCGTGTCGTACCTGAAGGAGGTGGAGTCTCCCTACGAGGTCCATGACTTCATCCGCTCCTACCTGGGAGACACCGTGGAAGCCAAAGAGTTCGCTAAGCAGTTTCTGGAGCGGCGTGCCAAACAGAAAGCCAACCACCagagacagcagcagcag ctaTCCAAGGAAGTCGCAGGACTGACCATGAACTTCCCTCTGCAG GAGGCTATGCGGGGCCTGACCCCCAGCAGCCTGCAGTCGGTGTTCCAGTCGGCCCACGGCGGCAAGGGTGGGGCCTACGAGTCCAACCAGCCAGCCAAGATGAAGAAGCGCCCCCCCATGATGCTCCACTCGGACCCCAGCATCCTTG gCTACTCGTTCCACAGCGCGGGTGAGCGGCTCAGCTTGAGCGAGATGGAGACGGTGGAGGATTACTGA
- the gigyf1a gene encoding GRB10-interacting GYF protein 1 isoform X1, translated as MTAETLNFGPEWLRALSGGVSVTSPPPSPAMPKYKLAEYRYGREEMLALYIKDNKVPEEMQDKEFAAVLQDEPMQPLALVPLTEEEQRNFSMSVNSVAVLRLMGKGGGAVPAGVARGRGSARGRGENRPMGRGRGDSGFYQRSAEDGEVGFGRSSREIHRSQSWDDRGERRFEKPIRRDGVRVGFEEPPAGLRKEYTRSDSENWRTLREEHEEEEGAGEPGGSWRLAGARRDDGAPRSAGWREHGGERRRKFDFDFREHGGERRRSDGAEDERDGLPEWCTDDEEGEMGTFDSSGAFLPLKKGSKDPIPEEQELEFQGLEDEEEQNGERERKDSMERDMKESPVMSDSESKPAAAPPHSPPALSSSLATPPMTSDPLPVTLGLTLPDAEAPPTPSVPTAKPTKMPCEESASLGGAAQLSPGTCSSLSSSPPSSSAAIDFPPAGDTEDDEGMKHLQQEAERMVASLQDTLQEEETFTQTLQDTRNTAAALPLSHEAAMKWFYKDPQGEIQGPFTTQEMSEWFQAGYFTMTLLVKRGCDEGFQPLGEVIKMWGRVPFAPGPSPPPLLGNMDQERLKKQQELAAAAALYQQLQQHQQLFQLINRCGEQGMMPSMSRSMSVPDTGSLWDMHTSASQPAGGEASLWDLTMNSSTQGPTLEQLQLERQKLQERRDAELRAKREEEERKRREEKRRQEEQKRREEEELFRRKQCRQQELLMKLLQQTQQQVAVAAQQNPPAWGNLPKAAKNLLDLQQEAERERERERERERERHIHKQHQQQQQQQRQQRERAHGSLSLGGSAVPSLAGQWGEGAPLWGAGLENKGGLSLWEEAVKTQAGLRSLKNSRSSPSLSEQFMLNRRKRTEEEEKLLKLLQGMKPQDGFTTWCEQMLHALHPSPSPSSSSLDVPTIVSYLKEVESPYEVHDFIRSYLGDTVEAKEFAKQFLERRAKQKANHQRQQQQLSKEVAGLTMNFPLQEAMRGLTPSSLQSVFQSAHGGKGGAYESNQPAKMKKRPPMMLHSDPSILGYSFHSAGERLSLSEMETVEDY; from the exons gcTCCGTGCGCTGTCCGGTGGGGTGAGTGTGACGTCGCCCCCCCCCTCTCCCGCGATGCCAAAGTACAAGCTGGCGGAGTACCGATACGGCCGAGAAGAGATGCTAGCACTTTATATTAAAGACAACAAG gtcCCGGAGGAGATGCAGGACAAGGAGTTTGCTGCTGTCCTGCAGGACGAGCCCATGCAGCCGCTGGCCCTGGTTCCACTCACAGAGGAGGAGCAG AGAAACTTCTCCATGTCTGTGAACAGCGTGGCCGTGCTGAGGCTCATGGGGAAAGGGGGCGGGGCTGTCCCCGCAGGCGTGGCCAGGGGGCGTGGCAGCGCCAGGGGCAGAGGTGAGAACCGACCAATGG GCCGGGGACGAGGCGACAGCGGATTCTACCAAAGAAGTGCTGAGGATGGCGAGGTGGGCTTCGGCCGCAGCAGCAGAGAGATCCACCGCAGCCAGAGCTGGGACGACAG aggAGAGCGGAGGTTTGAGAAGCCCATCCGAAGAGATGGAG tgCGCGTGGGCTTCGAGGAGCCCCCAGCTGGGCTGCGCAAGGAGTACACGCGCTCGGACAGCGAGAACTGGCGCACGCTGCGGGAGGAgcacgaggaggaggagggcgcTGGGGAGCCAGGGGGCAGCTGGAGGCTGGCGGGGGCGCGGCGGGACG acgGGGCCCCACGCTCGGCCGGCTGGCGTGAGCACGGCGGGGAGCGGCGGCGCAAGTTTGACTTTGACTTCCGGGAGCACGGCGGGGAGCGGCGGCGAAGCGACGGGGCGGAGGACGAGCGGGACGGGCTGCCCGAGTGGTGCACGGACGACGAGGAGGGCGAGATGGGCACCTTCGACTCCTCCGGGGCCTTCCTGCCCCTCAAG AAGGGTTCCAAGGATCCGATTCCTGAGGAGCAGGAGCTGGAGTTCCAGGGCCTGGAGGACGAAGAGGAGCAGAACGGAGAGCGGGAGAGGAAGGACAGCATGGAGAGGG ATATGAAGGAGTCTCCGGTGATGTCGGACAGTGAATCGAAGCCAGCTgctgcccccccccactccccccctGCCCTGTCGTCCAGCCTGGCCACCCCCCCCATGACCTCTGACCCCCTGCCTGTGACCCTTGGGCTGACTCTCCCCGACGCCGAGGCCCCCCCCACACCTTCTGTCCCCACAGCCAAGCCCACCAAGATGCCATGTGAAG AGAGTGCGTCTCTCGGGGGCGCTGCTCAGCTCAGTCCGGGGACGTGCTCCAGcctctcctcctccccgcccTCCTCCTCTGCTGCTATTGACTTCCCCCCCGCGGGGGACACCGAGGACGATGAGGGCATGAAGCACCTGCAACAG GAGGCGGAGCGCATGGTGGCGTCTCTGCAGGACACGCTGCAGGAGGAGGAGACGTTCACCCAGACGCTGCAGGACACGCGCAACACGGCTGCCGCCCTGCCGCTGTCCCACGAGGCGGCCATGAAGTGGTTCTACAAGGACCCGCAGGGGGAGATACAGG GTCCCTTCACCACGCAGGAGATGTCCGAGTGGTTCCAGGCAGGGTATTTCACCATGACGCTGCTGGTGAAGCGTGGCTGCGACGAGGGCTTCCAGCCGCTGGGCGAGGTCATCAAGATGTGGGGCCGCGTGCCCTTCGCCCCGGGGCCTTCGCCTCCGCCACTGCTG GGTAACATGGACCAGGAGAGGCTGAAGAAGCAGCAGGAGCTGGCGGCCGCCGCGGCGCTCTACCAGCAACTCCAGCAGCATCAGCAGCTATTCCAGCTCATCAACAG GTGTGGAGAGCAGGGTATGATGCCGTCGATGAGCCGGTCGATGTCAGTGCCAGACACAGGGTCCCTGTGGGACATGCATACCTCAGCTTCACAGCCAGCGG gCGGTGAAGCCAGTTTATGGGACTTAACAATGAATTCTTCAACTCAGGGTCCAACTCTCGAACAGCTACAGCTGGAGAGACAGAAG CTCCAGGAGAGGAGAGACGCTGAACTCAGGGCTAagcgagaggaggaggagaggaaacGGCGGGAGGAGAAGAGGAGGCAGGAGGAGCAGAAGCgccgggaggaggaggagctctTCCGCCGCAAGCAg TGCCGGCAGCAGGAGCTGCTGATGAAGCTCCTCCAGCAGACTCAGCAGCAGGTGGCCGTGGCAGCGCAGCAGAACCCCCCCGCCTGGGGAAACCTGCCCAAGGCGGCCAAGAACCTCCTGGACCTGCAGCAGGAGGCCGagcgcgagagggagagggagagggagcgggaGAGGGAGCGGCACATCCACAAgcagcaccagcagcagcagcagcaacagcggcagcagagggagagagcg CACGGCTCTCTGTCCCTGGGCGGCTCAGCCGTGCCGTCGCTGGCGGGCCAGTGGGGCGAGGGGGCGCCGCTGTGGGGGGCCGGCCTGGAGAACAAGGGAGGCCTGTCCCTGTGGGAGGAGGCGGTGAAGACCCAGGCCGGCCTGCGCAGTCTGAAGAACAGCCGGAGCAGCCCGTCACTAAG TGAGCAGTTCATGCTGAACCGGCGGAAGCGCACTGAAGAAGAGGAGAAGCTGCTGAAGCTGCTGCAGGGGATGAAGCCGCAGGACGGGTTCACCACCTGGTGTGAGCAGATGCTGCACGCGCTGCACCCCtcaccctccccctcctcctcctcgctggACG TCCCCACCATCGTGTCGTACCTGAAGGAGGTGGAGTCTCCCTACGAGGTCCATGACTTCATCCGCTCCTACCTGGGAGACACCGTGGAAGCCAAAGAGTTCGCTAAGCAGTTTCTGGAGCGGCGTGCCAAACAGAAAGCCAACCACCagagacagcagcagcag ctaTCCAAGGAAGTCGCAGGACTGACCATGAACTTCCCTCTGCAG GAGGCTATGCGGGGCCTGACCCCCAGCAGCCTGCAGTCGGTGTTCCAGTCGGCCCACGGCGGCAAGGGTGGGGCCTACGAGTCCAACCAGCCAGCCAAGATGAAGAAGCGCCCCCCCATGATGCTCCACTCGGACCCCAGCATCCTTG gCTACTCGTTCCACAGCGCGGGTGAGCGGCTCAGCTTGAGCGAGATGGAGACGGTGGAGGATTACTGA